GCTGGTTCCTTACTTACAACTGCAGAGGACTACATCACTTTTCTACAGTATTGTTTTAAAAATGAATTTCTTAAATCCAAACTACTCACAGGAACTCTATCAAGTCTCCCGCCAACGTCCTCTCCCACATCACAAGTTCAATGGGGGTTGGGGATGGGGGTTTATAGTGATAGTAACCTCAAGAAAACGATTGCCTTTCATTGGGGCAATAATACTGGCTCGATTTCATTTTGTGCGATGGATATGGCAACAGGCGATTGTGTGGTAAGTCTTGCAAATTCAATCAACGGGCCGTCTGTGTTTCAACAGGTAGCAGAGCCTATTGTTGGTGATATGAGTCAATTATTTGAATGGTTATCTAAGTATTGTGGTTTTAATGATGAAAGCCGACCCAAGGCGCCAGACGCTATTGCGTCAACAGTTCGCTCAATTCACTCATTAGCAAAAACAGATTCTGTAGATAATGGCGTAAAAATAACAGCTCACTTCAAACAAGGTGTGAGGCAATTACAAAAAAGTGATATCGCCTCAACTGTTTCAGATGACCCCGACACTTCAACTGTAATAAACCCATAGTAAGAGCTTTAGTGAAACCCCGTTGCCCGCATACCTCAACCAGGCTACTGCTTAGATAGAATAATAGCATGAGTCATTGGATGGCCCAAAGCCAGTATATAGGGTCGTTTGACCCAAGAACCGCGCCCCACAGCTAAATGACTTACTTTGATTGCCAGACACTGATGCCAGCAATGCCCTCCCATACATCAATTTATGATGGCGTGGAGGATGTCAAAACTGCTCCTGCGCCTATAGTAGGGGGGGCATTAGGATTAAGAGTATTATTCGCATCAAAAAATCTTAGTCCACCTTGCTTAATTTGGGGAGATTTTTCAGATATTGGTAATAAGGTATTATTTGGGCGGATATCTGGAATAGGGCTTGAACTCATTTTTCTCAATTGCGCTTCCACCTGTGAAGAAGGTGGAGATGATTGTCTTCGATTAAAAACGGTAGGCCAGGTAAACGCTATCGATACGAATGCTAAAATCACCGGAGACAATATTGCCATGGTAACGGTTAATGCAATTTTTTGCCCTATTGCTTCTCCCAGTGTTTCACCAACATGAATTCCACTTCGGATTCCACCAGCGACAGAATACGCAAGAGAATCGCCTATCAAAGCACATAGTTTGAGGATATTGATTGCTCCATTCTTTATCTTTTGGGCTCTTGTTTGGGATTCGTCCGAGGGTTGATAAATTGATTCAAATTTTTCTTTCAGATCAACATAGGTTTTTGGGTTAAAGACTTTATAAACTTGTGAAAAAGTATTAACAACCATGGTTGTTGTAGTACATATCATAGAAATAACATGGGCTAAAAAGGTATCAGGTTTCGCACCTAAAACGCCGAAAAATTTATTTACACCCGATGCAGTAGTAAACCAGGTTAATGTCGCATAAACCGCTAAAAAGACTGCACTTACGACTCCTAATAAGACACATCGCAAAAGACCATGGGGTTTTTTATAATCTTCAATAAAGAGATTTTTAAATTTTGCATAATTTTCACGTATGCCTACAGCTTGAAATGAATAAAAAGAGATAGCGGTAATCAAAGATAATCCAACCGTCACTATCAAAACTAGAGGGTTAGAGGCGAGCATGCCTGCTCCCAGAAAAGTGAGAAGTCCTACGAGACCAGCATATCCAGAAATGCCCGCAGAAATACAGGCCAATAAGGTCACGATACCAAAAAATAATTTCTCACCTCTATCGAATACCGTTTTTTCTCTTGCATTTTCTTCAGGGGTCGTAAATGTTTTTTGTTTTTGAGGCTGAAAGCCAGCACTGTCAAGCATGGCACGCCCACGACTTAATAAACACACTATTCCATTACATAAGGAAAGTACTATCGCTAAAGCGAGGCTAAAGCCGAAGGGAGCTCCTAAAGTCGCTAATAATCCCAAGCCAAATACCATGCAAAGTGCCATGGAGGTAACGACTTTGCCAACGACCAATGGCACTCCTTTTAGGAGCCTATTTCTATTCTGAGTCGGTGTTCTTGAAAATTCCTGGCCCTTGCTAGAGCAGGTAGCAATTTGCAAGACTTCTTGCTTGGATAATCGTTTTCCACCCGCAAGGATCTCTCCCCACTTAAAGGTAAGAAAGCTCCAAAAATTGTGGGAAAAAGGACGTTTTAGAAGATCTGTGATTCGAAGATCCCCATTCAAAATGGCTTGTTGGACTTTTTCCGCTTCATCATCAGAAAATTTATATTGGTTGAAAGAAGTAATCATCCACTCTTTTTGAGTTTGAAATTTTCTTTTTAAAACCATAATGACTTCAGGACGTTTATATGGCGTAAAATCGATTTGCTCTTGTTCTAATAAACTAACTATTACGTTCATTCCTACAAATCCCTGTTTAATGCAAATCGTGTAGCTTATTTATAATTTCACAAGAATTCCATTTAAATTTTTCATTCATTTCTCAATAAGTAGGATACCGTTATTATTTTTATTAGAAAGATTTGACATACTTTGTGAGTTCCATTCTAATCTTGTTTTTTTCATGATGATGGAAGATCATGGCATTTTTGAATATTCTAAAACCTGCTCCTTATCTGAACGAAATTCAGGATAAAACCATTGTTAAACGGCAATACCGTTATTGGCGTATTCGTACCTTTTATGCAATGTATATAGGGTATGCTTTATTTTACTTTACGCGAAAAAGTTTTACCTTCGCGATGCCTGCATTACAAAGCACCTTGGGGATGACCAAAACTGAACTGGGAATGATTGCTAGCATTTTGAGTTTAAGTTATGGCATCAGCAAATTTTTGAGTGGAATTCTTGGCGATAAGTCTAATCCTCGTTATTTAATGGCGATCGGGCTAATTTTGACAGGTATTTTTAATATTTTGTTTGGATTGTCTTCCACCTGGTGGTTATTTGCTATTTTTTGGGGATTAAATGGTTGGTTTCAAGGGTGGGGATGGCCAGGCTGTACTAAATTATTAACACATTGGTATTCTCAATCCGAGCGGGGTCGTTGGTGGAGCCTTTGGAATACCTCACATAACGTAGGTGGTGCATTAATTCCCTTGATTGTTGCCATGTGCGCGCAGTATTTCGGCTGGCGTTCGGCGATGTTTGTGCCTGGGATCATCTGTATTTTTGGAGGTCTTTTTTTAATTAATCGTTTAAGAGATACGCCTCAGTCACTTGGTTTACCTGCGATAGAACAACATCGTGACGATTTTTCTGGTTTATCCCATCATCACCAGGAAAAAACTGAATTCTCAGTCAAAGAAATTCTTTGGAATTATGTGTTAAGCAACCCCTATGTTTGGATACTGTCCGTTTCTTATTTGTTTATTTACGTTGTCCGAACGGCCATTAATGATTGGAGTATGTTGTACCTAACGGAAGTGAAGGATTATTCCTTAATCACAGCAGGTAGTTGTGTCATATGGTTTGAGGTGGGTGGTTTTTTTGGAAATCTGGTTGCTGGTTGGTCTTCTGATAAAATATTTCAAGGTAAACGCAACCCAATTAATATTCTTTTTACCGCAGGTGTATTTGTCACTTTGCTATTATTTACGTTGACTAAGGAATATACACCATTCCTCGACTCCTTGTTTCTTTTCTTCTTCGGTTTTTTTATCTTTGGGCCACAAATGATGATTGGTATGGCCTGTGCGGAATTAGCCCATAAAAAAGCAGCGGCGACTGCAACTGGTTTTGCCGGATTTTTTGCTTATTGTTTAGGGGCAGTTCTTGCTGGTGCTCCTTTGGGGGCAATCATCAAAAATTACGGCTGGGATAATTTCTTCCTGACCTTGTTCGTTTGTTGCGTCATACCATTCTTTTTGATGCTGCCCATCTGGCATGTGAAAGTTAATCCAAAATATCGTAAACCTGAGTTTTCACGCGAAGCTGAATTGCTAAGTGTAGGTGATTAAAAGGTGGTTCAATAGGTGGTAGCCTGGTTGGCGCAGAGCGACAACCGGGTTTGGCTTGTTTTGATGTTTATGCCGCGGGGGCCATCTTATTAATACCGTCTACAATACTATTAAGTTTTATGGAGCTGTCTGTAGAGAAGAAGGTAAATTTACCTCTGTTCAAAGCAATATTTACACCTGCAGCAAAAGCATAACCAATTCCGCCAGACAGAACAATTGCCAGAATATTAAGAAGAATTTTTCTACATCCTCTATGGTTATCAAGTTCAAGTCTTGCTGTTTTAATGTAGCTTTCACAATTGTTTTTGAACTGTGTATACCTTTCCTTTGATGGTGCACCAGAGAAATAGTTTTTTCCTTCTGTCATTAAGGCATCATAAACTATATTCGCTGCCTTAAGAGCATCCTGACATTCTGGTTTGCCTGAGAAGGCTGTAATCTTCTTATGTAGTAAATCAATATTATCATTAAAGTTCTTCTCAGCGGTGCTGATAGGTCTCTGTTTTTGGGTTGTTGGTATATCAATAACTAGTTTTGGTACTTCAGAGGTTTGAGTGTACTTATCTGTCTTAAGATATTTATGGCCCCATTGTTCGTATAAGTAGGACGCAGCAGCAGGATAACTATCTAAAACATATTCGGTTGCCTCTGCTTCAGATCTGCCTCCCACTCTAATTGCAAAACCCATTCTGCCTTCTAAATACAGTTCTTGGTAAGGTAAAAGCTTAGTCCCATGGATAATCATATAATCGAAATCGATAGGAATGAATTCACCAGAAGATAATTTTAAGAAATTATCCTTGTTGGGATCTAACATAGTAAATAACAGTCCATTCTTAGAGATAGTTCTTAAGGGACTCTCATCTTTATCAATTAGTTGAGATTCTTCTTGAGGAGAAAGAGGCATGCCAGGGTAATATTTCATGGCAAACCCTTCTTTACCTTGATTTTTTCCTTCAATTAACCAAGCAGAATCGTCCCCAAAGAAAGCATTGATAGAACGCACATTATTTTGAATGAGATAGGAATTAGGACCATTGGGTACTTTAACTACAATTTTCAAATTACGGTCTTGTTTATGTTCCCATAAGGAAACTTGATTTGTCTTACCAGTAGTGAGCTCTTTAACTTTTGTATAATGATTTAAGTTAATTTTACCGGCGGTATTTGTATATTTGGGCATATTGATTTCAATAACTTATGGGTTTTTTGTCTATAGATTGTACATGAAGGAAATTAAGGAAACATTAAAATGATTTGGTCCTAAATATTGGTTTATATCAAAACCCAATTTACTTAAGCACAGCCTGACTGTATTCGTATCGGCAACTCTATGTAACTCGTGCTTTAGTTTGGCCTTATTCAAGCATTCATAGCGACATTAAATCATCTATACTTCAATCATCATTTGCTTCTTTTATGGATATATTGCTAACAAGGAGATAGTTATGAGTATATCTAAGTGGGTTTATCGGTTTTCCCCTATTTTTATCTTTATTATTACCATTATCTCTACAAACTGTTTCGCTGATCCTGGTTTCCGCAGACCAGGAGGAGTTGGCGGTGTAGGAGGAGTTGGCGGTGTAGGAGGAGTTGGCGGTGTAGGAGGAGTTGGCGGTGTAGGGGGAGTTGGCGGTGTAGGGGGAGTTGGCGGCGCATATCATTATAATAATGGAAATGTTGGGAATTACTATCCAAGCAATGGCTGGGTTGCTCCAACAGTGATCATCAATGGTTCCAACAATTGCCAAACCTGTGACTTTAACGGCACCTGCATCCAAAATCAGAATTGCAACTAATATAAATATTGTTCATAAGTAGGTCGGGTACATCGCCCGATCACTCTGTACTATCTCAAACGAAGCAAATGTAGCAATGTAGCCTGGTTGGCGCAAAGCGACAACCGGGTTTTAAAAACTCGGATTTATTGAATATAGAATGAAGAAAATGGATTGAAATAACACGGTTGCCGCAGGCGTCAATCAGCTACGACTGCTTAATGATAGTTGCAGGTTGCACCAAAATTGAATTTCCTTATGGTAGTAAGATCTTATTAAAAGTTTACCATAAGCTTAGAAGTTATCTTTTTCATAGGTTTATGCAGGCCAAAGCAGGGGATAATATGGAAAGACCCAAAATAGGACTAGTACTAGGCAGCGGATCAGCACGCGGCTTGGCACACATAGGCGTTATCCGTGAGTTGGCAAACATGGGCATAAGACCAGATCTTGTTACAGGTTCATCCATAGGTGCTGTGGTCGGAGGCGCTTATGCATCAGGTCACCTCGACGAATTTGAAGAATGGATTTGCACCCTTAGGCGTGTAGACATTCTAAAATTATTAGATGTGCGAATGGCTGGTGGCGGTTTTATCCAGGGTAAACCTCTTATGATTGCCATCGAAAAACGCATTGGCAATCCTAATATCGAGGATCTGGAAGTTACCTTTGGGTGTGTTGCAACATCGCTCTTGAATGGTAAAGAGCACTGGTTGCGGGATGGTTCCTTACTCAATGCTGTGCGATCGTCCATCGCCCTACCTGGAATTTTTGCACCTATTGCTTTAAAACACGATATTATGGTGGATGGCGGCCTAGTTAATCCAGTACCTATTTCACTCGCACGCGCTATGGGTGCTGATTATATCATCGCCGTTAATCTAAATAGTGATCTCATCGGCAGACATTTCTCCCTACATCACAGTGATGCAGCGGATAATCAAGGTAACAAAAAGAAATTGGAATATGCTGAAAAGCATGATCCAAACATCGCTATGTGGGCGTCCAAGCTGAAAGCTGACTTCGGCATTAGGCTGGATTCATTTATTTCCTCCCTGCATAAGAAGAAAATCCATGAACCCGGTCTTTTCGACGTGATCGCCAGCTCCATTAACATTATGCAGGATCGCATCACTAACTCGCGCGTGGCAGAGGATCCACCTGACGTTCTCATCACACCGAAGCTTGGCTATATCGGTCTTATGGAGTTCGATCGTGCGCAAGAAACGATACAAGAAGGCCATGAAGCAACCCGGCGTGTGAAAGACACTCTGGAAAAGCTTAAACATAAATCATAATTTTTACTGCACGATTTGATTATCGTTTTGTGTTATTGATTAGGAAGTCCAGGAAGTGTAGCCTGGTTGGCGCTAAGCGACAACCGAGTTTCAAAACCTCGTATTTATTGAATATAGAATGAAGACAATGATTGATATAACCCCGGTTGCTGCAAGCCTCAACCAGGCTACCTCGCTATACTTACTTCTCATTATAAAGGAGTATTATGCAAATAAGTAAATGGGATAAGTTAATACCATCAGATTTAAATGATTTTATTTTGAGGTTAGCCCCAACAAAAATAAAAAGCAGATATTTAAAGGCGAGAGACCATTATAATAAATCAATTAAACTAATCGATTTTGATGATGAAATGGCATTTATAAGACTTGTAGCTTCCGAGGAAGAGATTGTAATTAGTATATTTGAGCAATTAAAAATACAAAAATTTTGTAACATCAGATTTACAAGTAATTTTAAAAATCATGCGGTTAAGATTTCATTAGCCCCTGTTTTAGACTATTTCACATCCATATTAAAGAATATGAAATTTTTTGGAGATTCCCAAAGAGAAGAAGTAAAGTTAGTACTAAAAGGAGATAGTATTAGACTCTTGATTAAGTTAGAAGAGCAAGAGCTAATATCACCTCTACCAGTGAATATTACATTAGAAGCAGAAAATGAGAGAAACACAGTTGAGGATTGGTATCGCAGATTTCTAGAATTTCTTCCTGAAAAATGCACAGTCAAAGGATTTGTGACTTCACGTGCAGATGCAAGAAATAAAATTTTATATGCCCATGATGGTGGAACATTCAACTTGTCCCCAACAGAAACATTTATACATCATTTCCAACGAGAGATTGTTTTACTATGTTGGGCATTGGGAATTTTAATAGATGATGATATAGCTACAAGAGGATATGATCTAATTAATCTTATGATATCGATTTATGAAAGAATCTTAATTGAATCTAAAGTATTAAAGGTTGGTTAATTCACGGGTCTAGATTCCGTCTACAAGTGTCTACATGGCGTCTACATGGAATTTTAGGGGTAAATTATGACGGAAGCTGAAAAAGGGATTAAATTAACCAAAACCATCGTTCATAAACTCGAACATATCCCAGCAAAGACCCAAACTTTTTATCGTGATAATAACTTAAAAGGCTTTGCTTTAAGAATTACCTCGGGTGGTGTTAAAAGTTTCATCGTTGAAACCAGAATCAATGGCAAGGTAAAAAGAGTCACCTTAGGCAAATACGGGAACCTGACGGTTGAAGAAGCTAGAAAACAAGCCAAAAGTCTTTTGGGTAGTGTGGCGAGAGGTGATGATCCAATAGCTGAGAAGAAAACCAAAAAAATCCATGCTATGACTTTGCAGCAAGTATTGAATGATTACCTTAAAGCAAGAAAAGATTTAAAGCCACGCACCTTAAACGATTTCCAATGTGTGCTGCATGACGTCGTACCTGACTGGCTTGATAAACCGCTGGTGAACATTACTCGTGAGATGATAGCCAAACGGCATACTAAGCATGGTTAGGCAAACAGTAAAGCACGTGCCAATAATGCCATGAGGGTATTAAGGGCTATTTTTAATTACGCCATGTATGAGTATTAAGACGATAATGGTTATCCAATCATCACCATTAATCCAGTCAAATACCTCTCGCATACCCGGGCATGGTATCGAGTAGATCGAAAACAAACAGTCATCAAGCCGCATCAATTAGCTGACTGGTATAAAGCAGTCATTATATTGGTGGAGACTGACAACTACCGTAATGCCTTATTGTGGCATGATTATTTTTTATTACTCTTATTCACCGGCATGCGAAAAATGGAAGCAGCCTCTTTGCGCTGGGAAGATATTGATCTCAAATCCAAAACCATCACCCTGCAAGACACCAAAAACCATGAAATACATACACTACCTATGTCCAATTTTGTCTATGAGTTAATGGAGCGCAGAAGCCGGAATAAAACCAGTGAATTTGTATTCCCTGCTGAAAGTAAAACTGGCTATATCTATGAACCTAAAAAAGCAGTGAATAGGGTGGTTGAGTTATCTGGCGTACCATTTACCTTGCATGATCTTCGTAGAACTTTTGCAACTATCGCAGATAGCCTGGATTTACCTGCTTATGCTTTAAAGAGACTTCTTAATCATAAAATGAATAATGATGTTACAGCAGGGTATATCATGAAAGACGTTGAACGGTTGAGGAAACCGATGCAACAAGTAGCTAATTTTATACTTAAGCATATTATGACGATGGCTGAGTTATGAATATCAATGAACTAATAGAGCACTGGAAACATCTCTTACCGATAATACGTGAGCCATAAATTCGGAAGATTATGATTAGCAGGCTGGTCTTAGGCTCCGTTTCTACATGTCATAATATTTTGTAGAATATTGCAAGTTTTTGAAATTAGAGTTTTTATGATTGGTCATAAATTTTGCGATCCTAATAAATATAGTAGAAACAATGCACTACAATACAATTTTGCTATGAAATTGCTAAGAAAAATTTCATTTGATAAGAAATCCAGAGTATTAGACGTTGGGTGTGGTGATGGAGTGATTACCAATGAAATTGCTGAAATTGTTCATGAAGGTTGTGTTATTGGTACTGACATTTCCGAACAAATGATTGAGTTTGCT
The nucleotide sequence above comes from Legionella hackeliae. Encoded proteins:
- the pgtP gene encoding phosphoglycerate transporter protein PgtP produces the protein MAFLNILKPAPYLNEIQDKTIVKRQYRYWRIRTFYAMYIGYALFYFTRKSFTFAMPALQSTLGMTKTELGMIASILSLSYGISKFLSGILGDKSNPRYLMAIGLILTGIFNILFGLSSTWWLFAIFWGLNGWFQGWGWPGCTKLLTHWYSQSERGRWWSLWNTSHNVGGALIPLIVAMCAQYFGWRSAMFVPGIICIFGGLFLINRLRDTPQSLGLPAIEQHRDDFSGLSHHHQEKTEFSVKEILWNYVLSNPYVWILSVSYLFIYVVRTAINDWSMLYLTEVKDYSLITAGSCVIWFEVGGFFGNLVAGWSSDKIFQGKRNPINILFTAGVFVTLLLFTLTKEYTPFLDSLFLFFFGFFIFGPQMMIGMACAELAHKKAAATATGFAGFFAYCLGAVLAGAPLGAIIKNYGWDNFFLTLFVCCVIPFFLMLPIWHVKVNPKYRKPEFSREAELLSVGD
- a CDS encoding patatin-like phospholipase family protein, whose product is MIVAGCTKIEFPYGSKILLKVYHKLRSYLFHRFMQAKAGDNMERPKIGLVLGSGSARGLAHIGVIRELANMGIRPDLVTGSSIGAVVGGAYASGHLDEFEEWICTLRRVDILKLLDVRMAGGGFIQGKPLMIAIEKRIGNPNIEDLEVTFGCVATSLLNGKEHWLRDGSLLNAVRSSIALPGIFAPIALKHDIMVDGGLVNPVPISLARAMGADYIIAVNLNSDLIGRHFSLHHSDAADNQGNKKKLEYAEKHDPNIAMWASKLKADFGIRLDSFISSLHKKKIHEPGLFDVIASSINIMQDRITNSRVAEDPPDVLITPKLGYIGLMEFDRAQETIQEGHEATRRVKDTLEKLKHKS